The Mesorhizobium sp. M3A.F.Ca.ET.080.04.2.1 genome contains the following window.
GCCTGCCTCGGTCACGATGACATTATCCAGCGGGTCAACTTCACGAATGCGGTTGAGGCGCCGCATCGATATGACGACTTGCGTGCGGCCGTCGGCCCCATTTGAAGGCACACCGCCGCCAACCAGGCCTGTATTGCCGCCCTGCGGAACGACGGCAGCGCCATGTGCAACTGCCGTCTTGACCACGCGTGCCATCTCCTGCGCTGTACGCGGCTCGACGACGCATTCTGCAGTCCCGCTGTAGCGACCCCGCCAATCGACAAGATACGGAGATATCTCGTTCGGGTCCGTCTTGACGGCGGTTTCACCGAGCGCATCTCGCAAGTCACGCAATAAACATCGAGCTCTCAAACGCTGGCCTTTCCTGAAACCGCGCGAGCATCCTCCATGCGACCGCAAGCCTCGCGCTGCCACTATCTGCAGGACTATAATCGCCTGGTTGGCCTAGTAGCTGTGTTCGTCATAAGCCACCCGCGCGGAGTTGCGGGCCTTCACGTGATTGATCGCTTCACGAACAGCCTCCAGATACTCGGGGACGACTGCCAGGTGAGCTGGATTGACACCCTGCTGGATTGCCTGAGGGTCCCGCATGCGGCCTCTCAACCATCCGCGCTCCTCCAGACGGTCCGCGACCGCATAGATGTCAACGCCCGGATCGCGGCACGCGAAGGAAATCAGGTTGCTCTCGCCATTGGGGGTCAGGCAATAGATCTCCGGAATCGCGTTCAAGCCATCGATCAATTGCATGGTGGCATCCATGGTCAGTTTAGCGGCACGCAAATAGCCCTCCATGCCGAGATACTGCATCACCGCCCAGGCAGACGCGACTGCCCCGCCCGCCTTGGTACCAAGAAAGGTTGGCGTCGCATAAGTCCCCCGCGGCCAGCCGCTGAAGGAAAAGCGTTCAAACTCCTGATCTTCTGCGTCGCGGTACAGCACAACGCTCGCGCCCTTCGCCGCATATCCAAATTTGTGAATGTCGGCAGATAGGCTCGAAACGCCGGGCACACGGAAATCCCACTCGGGGATCGGGTAGCCGAGCCGTTCGGCAAATGGGGAGAGAAATCCACCCCAGCAGCCGTCAACGTGAAGACGAAGTCCTTTTTCCTGTGCCAGTGCGCTGACTTTGTGGATGGGGTCGAATGTGCCGAACGGATAGTTCGGCGCGGACGCAAACAGCATCATGGTTCTATCGTCGATCGCGGCGCGCAAAGATTCAGGATCCGCCCGGAACTCGGCGTTATGAGGGGTGCGCTTGACGTCTACACCGAGCAATTGGCCGGCTTTGTCGAGACAAGGATGGGCCGTTTCGCAGGCGACGATGTTGAAACGCCCTCCATGCTCGCCCCGTTTATGACGCGTCAGGTCGCGCGCGGTCTTTACCGCCATGAAGACGCTCTCAGTACCCCCAGAGGTAAAAGAGGCGCCAGCGCCGGAGGGTGCATTGAAGAGTGCCTTCGACATCGACTTGATGTCGTCTGTCATCCGCTCAAGGCTCTTGAAGGCACGGCCCGCACCAAGCCCGTTCTCCGCGATGTATTCGCCGTAGGCTTCGCGCTGAATGTCCAGTGTCTCGTCATCGACAAAATAAGTGTAAGAAGGCACTCGGCCGGCGCGCCAGTCGAAATCCAAGGATTTCATCTGCCGCAGTTCTTGCATGATGACGTCCTTCGAAACGCCCTTTTCGGGTATTTGCATAATCATGATCTATCCTGTTTGTGTTTTAGCCGGATCGCATCTCGGTCGCCGGCGAGGCACGCTGAAGGCACATCAGGCGCGGTCGCCAACAGGCGTGGCGGCGCCGCTGCCTGTGCCATCGGCGACAACGTGATCTTGTCTCACCGGCCAAGGCCAGTTTAGTTCTCGACCTGCCATGATCCCGTTTTTGCGGAATATGAGGATGAGGAGCATGATGCCGGCGAGGATGAGTTCCTGAGAGCCTGGCGGTATTGAGATGTCGAGGGAGCCGAGGGAAAAGCCTGCTTCGGCGCGGCGGAACACTTCGGTTACCACGCTGATGACGGTGACGCCAACGACGGCGCCTGCCAGGCTCTGCATGCCTCCGATGACGAGCATGGCGACGATGAGAAAGGTCTGGTTGAGGAAGAAGTTGCTGATGGAAACGGTGCCCATGAAGTGGGCGTACAGGACGCCTGCGAGGCCGGCCACGAAGCCGGACAGGCTGAAGGCGATCAGGCGCGACCAATAAAGCGACATGCCAGAGGCTTGTGCTGCGACCTCGTCTTCCCTGGTGGCTCTGAGCATGAGGCCCCAGCGCGATGTCTGATAGAAGAAGGCGACAAGGATGACGACAATCGCGCACGCCAGGGCGACCCAGACGTTAACATAGATTGGCAGGCCCACGATGGTTGAATTGCCCATCGTCACGGTGGACCAGTTTGAATAGACGACGTTCAGGATGAACAGCAAAGCCAGCGTCGAGATCGAGGCGCTGAGGCTTGAAAGTCTCATGAGCACGAGGCCCGAGACAATCGCGGTGGCGCCAGCCAGTCCGATGGAGATCAACCCTGCCGGAACAAGCGGTATGGTGTTGTCGCGC
Protein-coding sequences here:
- a CDS encoding aminotransferase class V-fold PLP-dependent enzyme, producing MIMQIPEKGVSKDVIMQELRQMKSLDFDWRAGRVPSYTYFVDDETLDIQREAYGEYIAENGLGAGRAFKSLERMTDDIKSMSKALFNAPSGAGASFTSGGTESVFMAVKTARDLTRHKRGEHGGRFNIVACETAHPCLDKAGQLLGVDVKRTPHNAEFRADPESLRAAIDDRTMMLFASAPNYPFGTFDPIHKVSALAQEKGLRLHVDGCWGGFLSPFAERLGYPIPEWDFRVPGVSSLSADIHKFGYAAKGASVVLYRDAEDQEFERFSFSGWPRGTYATPTFLGTKAGGAVASAWAVMQYLGMEGYLRAAKLTMDATMQLIDGLNAIPEIYCLTPNGESNLISFACRDPGVDIYAVADRLEERGWLRGRMRDPQAIQQGVNPAHLAVVPEYLEAVREAINHVKARNSARVAYDEHSY
- a CDS encoding branched-chain amino acid ABC transporter permease; amino-acid sequence: MRLVFAVGLYIFAGNSGIVSFGHMTFCAVAAYASAWQTCCRMLKPITMPGLPSFVRDNTIPLVPAGLISIGLAGATAIVSGLVLMRLSSLSASISTLALLFILNVVYSNWSTVTMGNSTIVGLPIYVNVWVALACAIVVILVAFFYQTSRWGLMLRATREDEVAAQASGMSLYWSRLIAFSLSGFVAGLAGVLYAHFMGTVSISNFFLNQTFLIVAMLVIGGMQSLAGAVVGVTVISVVTEVFRRAEAGFSLGSLDISIPPGSQELILAGIMLLILIFRKNGIMAGRELNWPWPVRQDHVVADGTGSGAATPVGDRA